The Halomonas sp. KG2 genome contains a region encoding:
- the clpS gene encoding ATP-dependent Clp protease adapter ClpS codes for MAILHAGMTRPDAPEYDDDLAVQPAEPELARPPLYKVVLHNDDFTPMEFVVEVLQEFFNMDSEQAVQVMLAVHTQGKATCGIFTRDIAETKSYQVNEYARECEHPLMCDIEAAD; via the coding sequence ATGGCTATCCTGCACGCAGGAATGACTCGGCCAGATGCGCCTGAATATGATGATGACCTAGCCGTTCAGCCAGCTGAGCCAGAGCTTGCTCGGCCACCGTTGTACAAAGTGGTACTTCACAATGATGATTTCACACCGATGGAGTTCGTTGTTGAGGTATTACAGGAATTTTTTAATATGGATAGTGAGCAAGCGGTCCAGGTCATGCTTGCGGTGCATACCCAAGGTAAAGCGACGTGCGGTATCTTTACGCGGGATATTGCAGAAACGAAAAGTTACCAAGTCAATGAATATGCCCGCGAATGCGAGCATCCTTTAATGTGTGATATCGAAGCTGCTGACTGA
- a CDS encoding arginyltransferase, which yields MSSNAPRRPVRDLRFFLTVPHACSYLPGKEATTLFLDPQESPVPGVYDSLSLLGFRRSGRHLYRPHCEGCNACRSVRIPISDFSANRTQRKLRRLNADIATRVVPARYEAEHYALYADYIRLRHADGDMYPPSREQYRTFLTLEEPYAHLLEMHLDGKLVAVAAFDQLEHGLSAIYTFFSVDKTLEKRSLGTFAILKLIELCGEKSLPHLYLGYWIEECRKMRYKRAFTPIEVLDGRHWRPLIC from the coding sequence GTGAGTAGTAACGCTCCTCGCCGCCCTGTGCGGGATTTGCGCTTCTTCCTAACCGTTCCCCATGCCTGCAGCTATCTTCCTGGCAAGGAAGCAACCACTCTGTTTCTGGATCCCCAGGAATCTCCCGTTCCCGGCGTTTATGACTCACTTTCGTTACTCGGCTTTCGTCGCAGCGGTCGCCATCTATACCGCCCTCACTGCGAGGGTTGCAATGCCTGTCGCTCAGTACGCATTCCTATCAGCGACTTTAGCGCTAATCGCACCCAACGCAAACTCCGGCGCCTTAATGCCGATATTGCTACACGGGTAGTGCCTGCACGCTATGAGGCAGAGCATTATGCACTCTATGCAGACTATATCCGCTTACGCCACGCTGATGGTGACATGTATCCGCCGAGCCGAGAGCAGTATCGTACCTTTTTAACGCTTGAAGAACCCTATGCACACCTTTTAGAAATGCACCTGGATGGGAAGCTCGTCGCGGTCGCGGCATTTGATCAACTTGAGCATGGGCTATCGGCTATTTACACGTTTTTCAGTGTCGATAAGACCTTGGAAAAGCGATCACTGGGAACGTTTGCTATTCTTAAACTCATTGAGCTGTGTGGTGAAAAGTCTCTCCCCCACTTGTATCTTGGGTATTGGATTGAGGAGTGCCGTAAGATGCGTTACAAGCGCGCGTTCACCCCAATAGAGGTGCTCGACGGGCGTCATTGGCGGCCTTTAATTTGCTAA
- the lolA gene encoding outer membrane lipoprotein chaperone LolA translates to MRDTHTRRSSALALAASALGLAFASPIAWANEAAERLTERLDPLENYQATFEQQILDGGGERLQSARGEMWLSRPGMLRWEVDAPYTQVVVSDGDDVYLYDPDLEQVTIQAMDDRVTHTPALLLSGSASDLTASYDVFHEQQNGDDVFTLIPISADTLFEELSMVFDNQTLTQLWMMDSTGQRTAITFSDITRNGSIDRSLFNFDIPEGTDVIREEL, encoded by the coding sequence ATGCGCGATACACATACTCGACGCTCATCAGCGTTAGCGTTAGCAGCCAGTGCGCTAGGGTTAGCCTTTGCATCGCCTATTGCGTGGGCAAACGAGGCTGCAGAGCGCCTTACGGAGCGGCTTGACCCGCTTGAGAACTATCAAGCGACGTTTGAACAGCAAATTCTGGACGGTGGTGGTGAGCGTTTACAGAGCGCGCGTGGAGAAATGTGGCTCTCGCGCCCTGGCATGCTACGTTGGGAAGTCGATGCGCCTTATACGCAAGTCGTCGTCTCGGATGGTGATGATGTTTATCTCTATGACCCTGATCTTGAGCAAGTTACCATTCAGGCAATGGATGACCGGGTCACGCATACCCCCGCGCTGTTGCTCTCAGGCAGTGCAAGCGATTTAACTGCTAGCTATGACGTATTTCATGAGCAGCAGAACGGTGATGACGTGTTTACGCTGATTCCCATCTCAGCGGATACGTTATTCGAAGAGCTGAGCATGGTCTTTGACAATCAGACCTTAACGCAACTGTGGATGATGGACAGTACTGGTCAGCGCACCGCGATTACGTTTAGCGACATTACTCGTAACGGTAGTATTGACCGCAGCTTATTCAATTTTGATATTCCTGAAGGCACTGATGTTATCCGCGAAGAGCTGTAA
- the infA gene encoding translation initiation factor IF-1, whose translation MAREDHIEMEGVIVDTLPNTMFRVELENGHVVTAHISGKMRKNYIRILTGDKVKVELTPYDLSKGRIVYRSR comes from the coding sequence ATGGCACGCGAAGATCATATTGAAATGGAAGGCGTTATTGTTGATACCCTTCCCAACACCATGTTCCGTGTTGAGCTGGAAAACGGCCACGTCGTTACCGCTCATATTTCAGGCAAAATGCGCAAAAACTACATCCGCATCCTGACAGGTGACAAGGTAAAAGTAGAGCTGACGCCCTACGATCTGTCAAAAGGCCGTATTGTTTATCGCTCGCGCTAA
- a CDS encoding DNA translocase FtsK 4TM domain-containing protein — protein sequence MKVNKAVDKRTQRNSRQPSSTASTGRVKAAKDKARRFGLRLQGSAREGVVVVLLALCVFLLLALFSYDPADPGWSYQGPETDVHNWMGPVGAWLADVLYSLLGASALWWPGMFGYAAWWLMRSRQVRFDIDPVAIAVHTGGLVLLIFGTTMLGALHFYHPDSILPYASGGILGEGLVSTLKPLVSNGGVGLISAALILIGFPLFSGMSWLQVADELGRRLCKVGGWFSARRAKGRERRSQRAAVRAAAKAASQKVKEKPLAEFKAAKPESDSQRPSQKENSHQQTPAQESSRVRREPSLSTTDTSIPWAAAAFSGALPEEEMPKRTSSTAPEQPAPEMDAPQDAPPVEPNDRPLETAAEERREAKAEVKTEVKTEVKTEPKIEPVVNNDVEKVAEDAVEDVEEKLPSAPREDAFAVRIKDESSEPTPSVPLSAREAEPTFDQPARDELAGEKTASHPAPSFQPAETQPLHSSTDISRDETEPQATSQAMSYAAHEIKQHDAAKQGDNVEREMAPVSTSMPEPEHTPAITPRDEPYSRPVHATPPEPRSERVPEVVPEPVWDDEEDDLPVARPAVTAVRQEPTLHDSDVSRTDVSREEAPRVEVPRGASSEMVDSNDMSADVASSEEKESDNGPTLWTVEHLQSQRPAFETFDEPEGDVPSLQLLTPPEPHEPNYTDEQLADMAELLEVRLREYGVKAEVVDTWPGPVITRFEIKPAAGVKVSKISNLAKDLARSLMVKSVRVVEVIPGRPTVGIEIPNPHRAMIRLREVIDSDRYQQESSPLTMALGQDIGGGPVVANLGKMPHLLVAGTTGSGKSVGVNAMLISMLLKATPDELKLIMVDPKMLELSVYDGIPHLLAPVVTDMKEAANSLRWCVAEMERRYKLMAAMGVRNIAGFNGRLDEAESAGAQVADPLWEPQPWEMHQTPPILEKLPYIVVVIDEFADMFMIVGKKVEELIARLAQKARAAGIHLILATQRPSVDVVTGLIKANIPSRMAFQVSSRIDSRTILDQGGAESLLGHGDMLYLPAGSGPPNRIHGAFVDDDEVHRVVDDWKRRGAPEYIEEILSGGVTADALTGLEAEGVDGDDAEQDALYDEAVQFVTETRKASISAVQRRFKIGYNRAARLVEAMEGAGVVTSMGSNGAREVLAPPPIGH from the coding sequence TTGAAAGTAAATAAGGCGGTAGACAAGCGAACGCAACGTAACTCGCGTCAACCATCATCAACGGCCTCAACTGGGCGAGTTAAAGCCGCAAAGGATAAAGCTCGCCGATTTGGTCTGCGCTTGCAGGGCTCGGCGCGCGAAGGCGTGGTCGTCGTGCTGCTTGCGCTGTGCGTGTTTTTGTTATTGGCACTGTTTAGTTATGACCCTGCCGACCCAGGTTGGTCTTATCAAGGGCCGGAAACGGATGTTCATAACTGGATGGGGCCTGTTGGTGCCTGGCTGGCGGACGTGCTTTATTCGCTGCTGGGAGCAAGTGCCTTGTGGTGGCCGGGAATGTTTGGTTATGCGGCCTGGTGGCTAATGAGGTCACGCCAAGTACGCTTTGATATCGATCCGGTAGCGATTGCTGTCCATACCGGAGGATTAGTGCTGCTTATCTTCGGCACGACGATGTTGGGTGCGCTGCATTTTTATCATCCTGACAGCATTTTGCCTTACGCCTCTGGCGGTATATTGGGCGAAGGGTTAGTGAGCACTCTGAAACCACTTGTCAGCAATGGTGGCGTTGGTCTTATTTCTGCTGCGCTAATCTTGATCGGTTTTCCACTGTTTAGCGGCATGTCGTGGTTACAGGTGGCTGATGAGCTTGGTCGTCGTCTGTGTAAAGTAGGGGGCTGGTTCAGCGCTCGGCGCGCTAAAGGGCGTGAGAGGCGCTCCCAGCGTGCTGCTGTGCGTGCTGCCGCGAAAGCAGCGTCTCAGAAAGTAAAAGAGAAACCACTAGCTGAATTTAAAGCGGCTAAGCCAGAGAGTGACTCGCAACGCCCAAGTCAAAAAGAAAATAGTCACCAGCAAACACCCGCCCAAGAAAGCAGCCGCGTACGTCGTGAGCCTAGTCTTTCAACGACAGATACCTCAATTCCATGGGCAGCGGCTGCATTTTCGGGTGCATTGCCTGAGGAAGAGATGCCCAAGCGTACATCCTCAACTGCGCCTGAGCAGCCTGCTCCTGAGATGGACGCCCCTCAGGATGCTCCGCCGGTTGAGCCTAATGACCGGCCGCTTGAAACCGCAGCTGAAGAGCGGCGTGAAGCTAAAGCAGAAGTTAAAACAGAAGTTAAAACAGAAGTTAAAACAGAGCCTAAAATAGAGCCTGTTGTGAACAACGATGTGGAAAAAGTTGCGGAAGACGCTGTAGAAGATGTCGAGGAAAAATTGCCTAGCGCGCCTCGCGAGGATGCTTTTGCGGTGCGCATCAAGGACGAAAGCAGCGAGCCAACACCTTCAGTACCGCTCTCCGCGAGAGAGGCAGAGCCAACGTTCGATCAGCCAGCGCGTGATGAACTAGCCGGTGAAAAAACGGCTTCTCATCCTGCGCCTAGTTTCCAGCCAGCAGAAACGCAGCCATTGCATTCATCGACAGACATATCACGCGATGAAACAGAGCCTCAAGCTACGTCTCAGGCGATGTCTTATGCAGCGCATGAAATAAAACAGCATGATGCAGCTAAGCAAGGCGACAATGTTGAACGTGAGATGGCGCCTGTTTCTACCAGCATGCCTGAACCCGAGCATACGCCGGCAATCACGCCGCGCGATGAACCTTACTCTCGCCCTGTGCATGCGACGCCCCCTGAGCCTCGTTCCGAACGGGTACCTGAAGTCGTGCCTGAACCGGTATGGGATGATGAGGAAGACGACCTCCCTGTCGCACGGCCAGCCGTTACTGCCGTGCGCCAAGAGCCAACGCTACATGATTCTGATGTATCCAGGACTGATGTATCCAGGGAAGAGGCGCCCAGGGTTGAGGTTCCCCGAGGTGCGTCTTCTGAGATGGTGGATTCAAATGACATGTCTGCCGACGTGGCCTCTTCTGAGGAAAAAGAATCTGACAATGGGCCTACTCTGTGGACCGTTGAGCATTTGCAGAGCCAGCGTCCAGCGTTTGAAACATTCGATGAGCCAGAAGGGGATGTGCCTAGTCTCCAACTGCTGACGCCTCCAGAGCCGCATGAGCCTAATTACACCGACGAGCAGCTTGCTGATATGGCGGAGCTCCTGGAAGTGCGGCTGCGTGAGTATGGTGTTAAAGCAGAAGTCGTTGATACATGGCCTGGCCCTGTTATCACCCGGTTTGAAATTAAACCAGCGGCTGGGGTGAAAGTTTCCAAAATCAGTAACCTTGCTAAAGACCTAGCACGTTCGTTAATGGTCAAGAGTGTACGTGTGGTTGAGGTGATTCCTGGTCGTCCAACGGTCGGCATTGAAATACCTAACCCCCATCGAGCGATGATTCGTCTGCGTGAAGTCATTGACTCTGACCGCTATCAACAGGAAAGCTCGCCACTGACCATGGCGTTGGGTCAGGACATTGGCGGCGGGCCCGTTGTCGCTAATCTAGGTAAGATGCCGCATCTTCTGGTTGCGGGTACGACGGGGTCTGGTAAGTCAGTGGGTGTGAATGCCATGCTGATTTCCATGTTGCTAAAAGCGACCCCAGATGAGCTCAAGCTGATCATGGTTGACCCAAAAATGCTGGAGCTGTCAGTTTACGATGGCATTCCGCACCTTTTGGCCCCCGTGGTCACGGATATGAAGGAAGCTGCAAACAGTCTGCGCTGGTGTGTTGCGGAGATGGAGCGCCGCTACAAATTAATGGCGGCAATGGGGGTGCGCAACATTGCAGGCTTTAATGGTCGTTTAGATGAGGCTGAGAGTGCCGGCGCACAAGTTGCCGACCCGCTTTGGGAGCCGCAGCCTTGGGAAATGCATCAGACGCCGCCAATCCTTGAAAAGCTGCCCTACATCGTGGTGGTGATCGACGAATTCGCCGACATGTTTATGATCGTCGGCAAGAAAGTTGAAGAACTCATTGCGCGTTTGGCACAAAAGGCGCGTGCCGCGGGTATCCACCTGATTTTGGCTACTCAGCGCCCCTCTGTTGATGTGGTGACGGGGCTGATTAAGGCGAATATTCCGTCGCGAATGGCCTTCCAGGTATCGTCTCGGATTGATTCGCGTACCATTCTGGATCAGGGGGGCGCCGAGAGCCTGCTCGGCCATGGTGATATGCTTTACTTACCCGCTGGCTCAGGGCCGCCTAACCGGATTCATGGTGCTTTTGTAGACGATGACGAAGTGCACCGGGTCGTGGATGATTGGAAGCGACGTGGCGCGCCTGAGTACATTGAAGAGATTTTGTCAGGCGGTGTCACTGCCGATGCACTGACGGGGCTTGAGGCAGAGGGTGTCGATGGCGATGATGCTGAGCAGGATGCGCTTTACGATGAGGCGGTTCAGTTTGTTACCGAAACACGTAAAGCTTCAATATCTGCCGTTCAGCGTCGCTTCAAAATCGGCTATAACCGCGCAGCGCGCTTGGTGGAAGCAATGGAAGGTGCCGGTGTGGTTACCTCTATGGGCTCTAACGGTGCCCGTGAAGTGTTAGCACCGCCCCCGATAGGCCACTGA
- the clpA gene encoding ATP-dependent Clp protease ATP-binding subunit ClpA, with the protein MLSKELELTLNTAFTVARSKRHEFMTVEHLLLALLDNASAVDVLKACGANLDKLRSDLQDFINSTTPLIPESQADRETQPTLGFQRVLQRAVFHVQSSGKSEVTGANVLVAIFSEQESQAVYFLKQQSVARVDAVNYIAHGISKVAGHGPAPSPSSQESEDAEEGSSEGAAHPLTGYATNLNEQARQGKIDPLIGRDHELERVVQILARRRKNNPLLVGEAGVGKTAIAEGLAKRIVEEDVPDVIADAVVYSLDMGALLAGTKYRGDFEKRLKSLLSELRKQPNAVLFIDEIHTVIGAGAASGGVMDASNLLKPLLSSGELRCIGSTTFQEFRGIFEKDRALARRFQKVDVLAPSVDDTIKILKGLRSRFEEHHEIKYTDGALESAARLADRYINDRYLPDKAIDVIDEAGAHQRMLPPEVRTDTIDVEQVEAVVASIARIPPKSVSSSDRKLLEKLDRDLKMLVFGQDEAIDTLSAAIKLSRAGLKSPDKPVGSFLFAGPTGVGKTEVAKQLAHIMGIELVRFDMSEYMERHTVSRLIGAPPGYVGYDQGGLLTEAVTKQPHCVLLLDEIEKAHPEVFNLLLQVMDHGRLTDNNGREADFRHVILIMTSNAGAEQASRRSIGFQSQDHSTDAMEVIRRTFSPEFRNRLDGIIQFHALPTSVVRNVVDKFLIELQAQLDEKRVQLEVDDTARDWLAEKGYDPDMGARPMARLIQEKLKKPLAEMILFGELADQGGIVHVSLEEGELHLSTESEMADAP; encoded by the coding sequence ATGCTGAGCAAAGAACTTGAACTTACCCTGAACACGGCCTTCACCGTGGCTCGCTCAAAGCGCCACGAGTTTATGACCGTTGAGCACCTGCTCCTGGCGTTGTTGGATAATGCGTCAGCAGTTGACGTGCTAAAGGCGTGTGGGGCGAATCTCGATAAGCTGCGGTCCGATCTGCAGGATTTTATTAATTCGACCACGCCATTGATTCCTGAGAGTCAGGCGGATCGCGAAACCCAGCCTACCCTTGGGTTTCAGCGCGTACTGCAACGTGCTGTATTTCATGTGCAGTCATCTGGAAAGAGTGAAGTGACTGGCGCTAATGTGCTGGTCGCTATTTTCTCTGAGCAGGAAAGCCAAGCCGTTTACTTCCTCAAGCAACAAAGCGTTGCGCGCGTAGACGCTGTTAACTATATCGCTCACGGTATTTCGAAGGTGGCTGGCCATGGGCCTGCTCCATCGCCGTCTTCTCAAGAGAGTGAAGATGCTGAAGAGGGTAGTTCTGAAGGGGCTGCGCATCCGTTAACCGGTTACGCTACCAACCTGAACGAGCAGGCGCGTCAAGGCAAAATAGATCCATTGATTGGGCGCGACCATGAACTTGAGCGCGTGGTGCAAATCCTTGCCCGCCGGCGCAAGAATAACCCGCTATTGGTTGGCGAGGCGGGTGTTGGTAAAACCGCTATCGCAGAAGGCTTAGCAAAGCGTATTGTTGAAGAAGACGTGCCGGATGTGATTGCCGATGCAGTGGTTTACTCGCTTGATATGGGAGCGTTGTTAGCGGGTACTAAATACCGCGGTGATTTCGAGAAACGCCTAAAAAGCTTACTTAGTGAATTACGCAAGCAGCCTAACGCCGTGCTCTTTATTGATGAGATTCACACCGTAATAGGTGCGGGTGCTGCCTCGGGTGGCGTAATGGATGCATCTAACTTGCTGAAACCCTTGCTTTCTTCTGGTGAATTACGGTGTATCGGTTCGACAACGTTCCAAGAGTTCCGCGGTATTTTTGAGAAAGATCGTGCCCTGGCTCGCCGGTTCCAAAAAGTGGATGTGCTAGCACCCTCTGTGGATGACACCATCAAGATCCTCAAGGGGTTACGTTCGCGCTTTGAGGAGCACCATGAAATTAAGTACACCGATGGTGCGCTAGAGAGTGCCGCTCGTTTGGCTGATCGCTATATCAATGACCGTTACCTACCCGATAAAGCCATCGATGTGATTGATGAGGCAGGCGCGCATCAGCGTATGCTGCCGCCGGAAGTGCGGACTGACACCATTGATGTTGAGCAGGTAGAAGCGGTAGTGGCGTCTATTGCGCGCATTCCGCCAAAGAGTGTTTCAAGTTCTGATCGTAAGTTGCTTGAGAAGCTCGACCGCGACTTGAAAATGTTGGTGTTCGGTCAAGATGAGGCCATCGATACTCTCTCCGCTGCCATTAAGCTTTCCCGTGCCGGTTTGAAATCACCAGATAAGCCAGTAGGTAGTTTCTTGTTTGCTGGCCCAACCGGTGTTGGTAAAACCGAAGTGGCTAAGCAGCTGGCGCATATCATGGGTATCGAACTAGTACGCTTTGATATGTCGGAGTACATGGAGCGTCATACTGTTTCACGCTTGATTGGTGCCCCGCCAGGCTATGTCGGCTATGACCAAGGGGGGCTGTTAACGGAAGCCGTCACCAAGCAGCCGCATTGTGTATTGCTGCTAGATGAAATTGAGAAGGCGCACCCTGAAGTGTTTAACCTGCTGCTGCAGGTTATGGATCACGGTCGTTTGACAGACAACAATGGCCGCGAGGCGGATTTCCGTCACGTTATCCTGATCATGACTTCTAACGCAGGGGCAGAGCAGGCATCGCGGCGCTCTATCGGTTTCCAAAGCCAAGACCACTCAACCGACGCGATGGAGGTGATTCGACGCACCTTCTCGCCTGAGTTCCGCAACCGCTTGGATGGTATTATCCAGTTCCATGCGCTGCCAACGTCTGTTGTGCGTAACGTTGTCGATAAGTTCCTGATCGAGCTACAGGCGCAGCTGGACGAAAAGCGTGTACAGCTTGAAGTCGATGATACCGCGAGAGACTGGTTGGCAGAGAAAGGCTACGATCCCGATATGGGTGCGCGCCCAATGGCCCGCTTGATCCAAGAGAAGCTGAAAAAGCCGTTGGCCGAGATGATTCTGTTTGGCGAGCTGGCTGATCAAGGCGGCATTGTGCACGTTAGCCTTGAAGAGGGAGAGCTGCATTTGTCAACGGAGTCGGAGATGGCGGATGCGCCCTGA
- the aat gene encoding leucyl/phenylalanyl-tRNA--protein transferase — translation MLPWLSSPQPIFPSTDLALESPNGLLAAGGELSPHWLIHAYRKGIFPWYSDDEPILWWSPNPRMVLQPAQFKRRRSLVKRLRHGGFIVTLDQQFENIVKACAAPRSGEPGTWINQDMRHAYQRLHELGIAHSIEVHLDGQLVGGLYGLAMGPIFFGESMFSKVPDASKIALAHLAHAMQHHEGKLIDCQMHTPHLASLGATTVARKTFINYLEKWLPNEAFNLTNMTNEAPTIPGSPWLNVIASANHPEW, via the coding sequence ATGCTACCTTGGCTTTCATCGCCACAGCCTATCTTTCCGTCTACCGACCTTGCCCTCGAGTCACCGAACGGCCTTCTTGCCGCAGGCGGAGAGCTATCCCCCCACTGGTTAATTCACGCTTACCGAAAGGGTATTTTCCCATGGTATAGCGATGATGAACCTATTTTGTGGTGGAGCCCCAACCCACGTATGGTATTGCAACCAGCACAGTTTAAACGACGTCGTAGCCTTGTTAAGCGATTGCGCCATGGTGGCTTTATCGTCACTCTGGATCAACAGTTTGAAAACATTGTTAAAGCATGCGCTGCGCCACGCTCTGGGGAACCAGGCACCTGGATCAATCAAGATATGCGTCACGCTTACCAACGTCTACATGAGCTAGGCATCGCGCATAGCATTGAAGTACATCTTGATGGCCAACTGGTTGGCGGGCTTTATGGATTAGCAATGGGGCCAATTTTCTTTGGTGAATCAATGTTCTCGAAAGTGCCCGATGCCTCTAAAATTGCCCTCGCCCACTTAGCCCATGCCATGCAACACCATGAGGGTAAACTGATCGACTGCCAGATGCACACACCTCACTTGGCGAGCCTTGGTGCGACAACAGTCGCTCGTAAGACGTTCATCAACTATCTTGAAAAGTGGTTGCCTAACGAGGCATTTAACTTAACGAATATGACCAATGAAGCGCCTACTATACCTGGATCACCGTGGCTTAACGTTATTGCTTCGGCCAATCACCCGGAATGGTAA